From the Arvicanthis niloticus isolate mArvNil1 unplaced genomic scaffold, mArvNil1.pat.X pat_scaffold_691_arrow_ctg1, whole genome shotgun sequence genome, one window contains:
- the LOC143433834 gene encoding H-2 class I histocompatibility antigen, alpha chain-like, producing the protein MWALIFWVLSLPQDSGARSHSLHYSYSAMTEPGPGVPAFFASGFVDNQPFIHYDSRNMKAEPCADWLRENPDYFTHETQVFTNRMKIFQLSLRNIQQYYNYSGARSQRADGSHQQAGPHTLQFTYGCEMQDNKTSGHWQYGYDGRDYLTLDLDSMQYIAATFIAGYTKRKWENDEYSLEREKTYLEKECILWLQKYLTMGGENFTRTDPPQTIVTYRFRPESDVTLRCWAMGFYPADITLTWQLNGEDLTQDMELVETRPSGDGTFQKWASVVVPLGKEQNYACHVQHEGLPEPLTLRWKPPPSTDSNMVIIAVLVVLGAVAIMGAMVAFVMKRRRNTGGTGGNYTPAPA; encoded by the exons ATGTGGGCTCTTATCTTCTGGGTCCTGAGCCTCCCCCAGGACAGCGGAGCCC GATCACACTCTCTGCACTATTCTTACTCAGCCATGACTGAGCCGGGCCCAGGAGTCCCTGCATTTTTTGCCAGTGGCTTTGTAGATAACCAGCCCTTCATCCACTACGACAGCAGGAACATGAAGGCAGAGCCTTGTGCTGACTGGCTGAGGGAAAATCCAGATTACTTTACTCACGAGACCCAGGTTTTCACCAATCGGATGAAGATTTTCCAGTTGAGCCTGAGAAACATTCAGCAATACTACAACTACTCGGGTGCCCGGAGTCAGAGAGCAGACGGCTCCCACCAGCAAGCAG GCCCTCACACCCTCCAGTTCACATATGGCTGTGAGATGCAGGACAACAAGACCTCAGGGCACTGGCAGTATGGCTACGACGGCAGGGATTACCTGACCTTAGACTTGGACTCCATGCAGTATATAGCAGCCACCTTCATTGCTGGCTACACCAAGCGCAAGTGGGAAAACGATGAGTACtccctggagagagagaagacctaCTTGGAGAAGGAGTGCATCCTATGGCTGCAGAAATACTTAaccatgggaggagagaactttACCCGAACTG ACCCTCCGCAGACAATAGTGACCTATCGCTTCAGACCTGAAAGTGATGTCACCCTGAGGTGCTGGGCCATGGGCTTCTACCCTGCTGACATCACCCTGACCTGGCAGTTGAATGGGGAGGACCTGACCCAGGACATGGAGCTTGTGGAAACCAGGCCTTCAGGGgatggaaccttccagaagtgggcatctgtgGTGGTGCCTCTTGGGAAGGAGCAGAATTACGCATGCCATGTGCAACATGAGGGGCTGCCTGAGCCCCTTACCCTGAGATGGA AGCCTCCTCCATCCACTGACTCTAACATGGTGATCATTGCTGTTCTGGTTGTCCTTGGAGCTGTGGCCATCATGGGAGCTATGGTGGCTTttgtgatgaagaggaggagaaacacag GTGGAACAGGAGGAAACtatactccagctccag CCTGA
- the LOC117702317 gene encoding H-2 class I histocompatibility antigen, D-37 alpha chain-like isoform X1, with amino-acid sequence MFLPSAYLLLLLASARVLTQISSHSLRYFHTAVSRPGLGEPRFIIVGYVDDSQFVRYDSDEENPKMEPRAPWVEQEGPEYWEQETRKARDMGRNFRVNLRTLLGYYNQSDNGFHTLQWMYGCDVGPDGRLLRGYCQEAYDGRDYITLNEDLRSWTATDMASHISKHKSEEAGEAHHQRAYLQGPCVEWLQKYLELGKKTLLRTDPPKAHVTRHPRSEGDVTLRCWAMGFYPADITLTWQLNGEELTQDMELVETRPSGDGTFQKWASVVVPSGEEQRYTCHVEHEGLPEPLTQRWEPPPSTDSNMVIIAVLIVLGAVAVIGAVVAFVMKRRRNTGEKRSYVHISGCKASQVPDWPQKA; translated from the exons ATGTTTCTACCTTCAGCCTACTTGCTCCTGCTGCTGGCCAGCGCCAGGGTCCTGACCCAGATTA GCTCACACTCGCTGCGGTATTTCCACACCGCTGTGTCCCGGCCCGGCCTCGGGGAGCCCCGGTTCATTATCGTCGGCTACGTGGACGACTCGCAGTTCGTGCGCTACGACAGCGATGAGGAGAATCCGAAGATGGAGCCGCGCGCGCCGTGGGTGGAGCAGGAGGGGCCGGAGTATTGGGAGCAGGAGACTCGGAAAGCCAGGGACATGGGGAGGAATTTCAGAGTGAACCTGAGGACCCTGCTGGGCTACTACAATCAGAGTGACAATG GGTTTCACACGCTGCAGTGGATGTACGGTTGCGACGTGGGCCCCGATGGGCGCCTGCTCCGCGGGTATTGTCAGGAGGCCTACGATGGCCGGGATTACATCACCCTGAACGAGGACCTGCGCTCGTGGACTGCGACTGACATGGCCTCACACATCTCTAAGCACAAGTCAGAGGAGGCCGGTGAGGCCCACCACCAGAGGGCATACCTGCAAGGTCCTTGCGTGGAGTGGCTCCAGAAATACCTAGAGCTGGGAAAGAAGACGCTGCTGCGCACAG ATCCTCCAAAGGCACATGTGACCCGTCACCCCAGATCTGAAGGTGATGTCACCCTGAGGTGCTGGGCTATGGGCTTCTACCCTGCTGACATCACCCTGACCTGGCAATTGAATGGGGAGGAGCTGACCCAGGACATGGAGCTTGTGGAGACCAGGCCTTCAGGGgatggaaccttccagaagtgggcatctgtgGTGGTGCCTTCTGGAGAAGAGCAGAGATACACATGTCATGTGGAACATGAGGGGCTGCCTGAGCCCCTCACCCAGAGATGGG AGCCTCCTCCATCCACAGACTCTAACATGGTGATCATTGCTGTTCTAATTGTCCTTGGAGCTGTGGCCGTCATTGGAGCTGTGGTGGCTTTTGTGATGAAAAGGAGGAGAAACACAG GTGAAAAAAGAAGCTATGTTCATATTTCAG GCTGCAAGGCTTCCCAGGTCCCTGACTGGCCTCAGAAGGCATAA
- the LOC117702317 gene encoding H-2 class I histocompatibility antigen, D-37 alpha chain-like isoform X2 — protein sequence MFLPSAYLLLLLASARVLTQISSHSLRYFHTAVSRPGLGEPRFIIVGYVDDSQFVRYDSDEENPKMEPRAPWVEQEGPEYWEQETRKARDMGRNFRVNLRTLLGYYNQSDNGFHTLQWMYGCDVGPDGRLLRGYCQEAYDGRDYITLNEDLRSWTATDMASHISKHKSEEAGEAHHQRAYLQGPCVEWLQKYLELGKKTLLRTDPPKAHVTRHPRSEGDVTLRCWAMGFYPADITLTWQLNGEELTQDMELVETRPSGDGTFQKWASVVVPSGEEQRYTCHVEHEGLPEPLTQRWDSNMVIIAVLIVLGAVAVIGAVVAFVMKRRRNTGEKRSYVHISGCKASQVPDWPQKA from the exons ATGTTTCTACCTTCAGCCTACTTGCTCCTGCTGCTGGCCAGCGCCAGGGTCCTGACCCAGATTA GCTCACACTCGCTGCGGTATTTCCACACCGCTGTGTCCCGGCCCGGCCTCGGGGAGCCCCGGTTCATTATCGTCGGCTACGTGGACGACTCGCAGTTCGTGCGCTACGACAGCGATGAGGAGAATCCGAAGATGGAGCCGCGCGCGCCGTGGGTGGAGCAGGAGGGGCCGGAGTATTGGGAGCAGGAGACTCGGAAAGCCAGGGACATGGGGAGGAATTTCAGAGTGAACCTGAGGACCCTGCTGGGCTACTACAATCAGAGTGACAATG GGTTTCACACGCTGCAGTGGATGTACGGTTGCGACGTGGGCCCCGATGGGCGCCTGCTCCGCGGGTATTGTCAGGAGGCCTACGATGGCCGGGATTACATCACCCTGAACGAGGACCTGCGCTCGTGGACTGCGACTGACATGGCCTCACACATCTCTAAGCACAAGTCAGAGGAGGCCGGTGAGGCCCACCACCAGAGGGCATACCTGCAAGGTCCTTGCGTGGAGTGGCTCCAGAAATACCTAGAGCTGGGAAAGAAGACGCTGCTGCGCACAG ATCCTCCAAAGGCACATGTGACCCGTCACCCCAGATCTGAAGGTGATGTCACCCTGAGGTGCTGGGCTATGGGCTTCTACCCTGCTGACATCACCCTGACCTGGCAATTGAATGGGGAGGAGCTGACCCAGGACATGGAGCTTGTGGAGACCAGGCCTTCAGGGgatggaaccttccagaagtgggcatctgtgGTGGTGCCTTCTGGAGAAGAGCAGAGATACACATGTCATGTGGAACATGAGGGGCTGCCTGAGCCCCTCACCCAGAGATGGG ACTCTAACATGGTGATCATTGCTGTTCTAATTGTCCTTGGAGCTGTGGCCGTCATTGGAGCTGTGGTGGCTTTTGTGATGAAAAGGAGGAGAAACACAG GTGAAAAAAGAAGCTATGTTCATATTTCAG GCTGCAAGGCTTCCCAGGTCCCTGACTGGCCTCAGAAGGCATAA